A single window of Granulicella mallensis MP5ACTX8 DNA harbors:
- a CDS encoding cytochrome c maturation protein CcmE: MKNQSQKSPVKFIIAGVIVLATVAWLALSASGDSKQYYVTIGELQQLGNRAYTRHLRVAGNVQPGSINHVGTNATFTLVEQGKLLRVNYQGAEPPPDSFKDDAQALAIGTYGRDGVFHATQLQAKCASKYAPAAKPSAAPTGNVAKLNN, translated from the coding sequence GTGAAGAATCAGAGCCAAAAGTCCCCGGTAAAGTTCATCATCGCAGGCGTGATCGTTCTGGCGACCGTCGCCTGGCTCGCCCTCTCCGCCTCAGGCGACTCCAAGCAGTACTACGTCACCATCGGCGAGCTGCAGCAGCTGGGCAACAGGGCCTACACCCGCCACCTGCGCGTGGCCGGCAACGTCCAGCCCGGCAGCATCAATCACGTCGGCACCAACGCCACCTTCACGCTGGTGGAACAGGGTAAGCTGCTGCGCGTGAACTACCAGGGCGCGGAGCCGCCACCTGACTCATTCAAGGATGATGCCCAGGCCCTCGCCATCGGCACCTATGGCCGCGACGGCGTCTTCCACGCGACCCAGCTCCAGGCCAAGTGCGCCAGCAAGTACGCCCCTGCCGCCAAGCCCAGCGCAGCCCCCACAGGGAACGTCGCAAAGCTCAACAACTAA